A window of Perognathus longimembris pacificus isolate PPM17 chromosome 6, ASM2315922v1, whole genome shotgun sequence contains these coding sequences:
- the Foxf2 gene encoding forkhead box protein F2, whose product MTTEGGPPPPPPRPPPAPLRRACSPAPSALQAALMSPPPAAAAAALETTSSSSSSSSVSCASSSSNPASASSIACKSASGGGGGAGAGSGSTKKANSGLRRPEKPPYSYIALIVMAIQSSPSKRLTLSEIYQFLQARFPFFRGAYQGWKNSVRHNLSLNECFIKLPKGLGRPGKGHYWTIDPASEFMFEEGSFRRRPRGFRRKCQALKPMYHRVVSGLGFGASLLPQGFDFQAPPSAPLGCHGQGGYGGLDMMPTGYDAGAGAPGHAHPHHHHHHHHVPHMSPNPGSTYMASCPVPTGPGGVGAAGGGSGGGDYGPDSSSSPVPSSPAMASAIECHSPYTSPAAHWSSPGASPYLKQPAALTPSSNPAASAGLHSSMSSYSLEQSYLHQNTREDLSVGLPRYQHHSTPVCDRKDFVLNFNGISSFHPSASGSYYHHHHQSVCQDIKPCVM is encoded by the exons ATGACCACCGAGGgcgggcccccgccgcccccgccgcgcccgccgccagCCCCGCTCCGCCGCGCGTGCAGCCCGGCCCCCAGCGCCTTGCAGGCCGCCTTGATGAGCCCGCcgcctgccgccgccgccgccgccctggaGACCAcctcgtcgtcgtcctcctcctcctccgtctcctGTGCCTCGTCCTCTTCCAATCCGGCCAGCGCCTCCTCGATCGCCTGCAAGAGCGCGtctggcggcggtggcggcgcggGCGCCGGGAGCGGGAGCACCAAGAAGGCGAACTCGGGGCTGCGGCGGCCCGAAAAGCCGCCCTACTCGTACATCGCGCTCATCGTCATGGCCATCCAGAGCTCCCCCAGCAAGCGGCTCACGCTCAGCGAGATCTACCAGTTCCTGCAGGCGCGCTTCCCCTTTTTTCGAGGCGCCTACCAGGGCTGGAAGAATTCCGTGCGCCATAACCTCTCGCTCAATGAGTGCTTCATCAAGCTGCCCAAAGGGCTCGGGCGGCCCGGCAAGGGTCACTACTGGACCATCGACCCGGCCAGCGAGTTCATGTTCGAGGAGGGCTCGTTCCGCCGACGGCCGCGCGGCTTCAGGAGAAAGTGCCAGGCGCTCAAGCCCATGTACCACCGCGTGGTGAGCGGCTTGGGCTTTGGGGCCTCGCTGCTACCCCAGGGCTTCGACTTCCAGGCGCCCCCGTCGGCGCCGCTCGGCTGCCATGGCCAGGGCGGCTATGGTGGCCTTGACATGATGCCCACAGGCTACGATGCCGGCGCAGGGGCCCCAGGCCACGCGCATccgcaccaccaccatcaccaccaccacgtcCCGCACATGTCGCCCAACCCGGGCTCCACCTATATGGCCAGCTGCCCGGTGCCCACAGGTCCTGGGGGCGTCGGTGCTGCCGGGGGTGGCAGCGGCGGTGGGGACTACGGGCcggacagcagcagcagcccagtgCCCTCATCCCCGGCCATGGCGAGCGCTATTGAGTGCCACTCTCCCTACACGAGCCCTGCTGCACACTGGAGCTCCCCTGGCGCCTCGCCTTACCTCAAGCAGCCGGCCGCCCTGACGCCAAGCAGCAACCCCGCGGCCTCTGCAGGCCTGCACTCCAGCATGTCTTCCTACTCTCTGGAGCAGAGCTACTTGCATCAGAACACTCGGGAGGACCTCTCAG tGGGACTGCCCCGTTACCAACATCACTCTACTCCAGTGTGCGACAGAAAAGATTTTGTCCTTAATTTCAATGGTATTTCTTCTTTCCACCCCTCGGCTAGTGGTTCAtattatcaccatcaccaccagagCGTGTGCCAGGATATTAAGCCATGTGTCATGTGA